The Acidiferrobacterales bacterium genome has a window encoding:
- a CDS encoding alcohol dehydrogenase catalytic domain-containing protein → MKALVYTAPNTVEYRNESNPNLVEDESLVRIDAVGICGSDLHAYLGHDSRRVPPLILGHEVCGTVIEGPAAGIKAVLNPLITCGECDDCVSGLTNLCKDRKLIGMNRPGAFAEFITIPTKNVVEVAADSDSTKLAMTEPAAVSLHAVRLVENVAARPISEGSVLVIGGGAVGLFCVYFLLDYGCKSITVAETNPDRRATIEKLGLCEVIDPLNAEHEADSFDSVLDAVGNEHTRRSSIHAVKPGGVIMHIGLGDTKGEMDVRKMTLAEVTFIGTYTYTALDFRVAARKIENGEIGSLDWVDERSLEEGSRSFQELIQGEVASPKIVLRPNQ, encoded by the coding sequence ATGAAAGCACTAGTGTATACCGCCCCCAACACCGTCGAATACCGAAATGAATCGAATCCGAATCTGGTAGAGGACGAATCGCTGGTCAGAATCGACGCGGTTGGAATCTGCGGGTCGGACCTGCACGCATATCTTGGACATGACAGTAGAAGGGTACCCCCATTGATTCTCGGTCATGAAGTCTGCGGAACCGTAATTGAAGGTCCTGCAGCGGGCATAAAGGCAGTACTGAATCCATTGATTACCTGCGGTGAATGTGATGACTGTGTGAGCGGACTGACCAATCTTTGTAAAGATCGCAAGCTCATAGGCATGAACCGCCCTGGTGCTTTTGCCGAATTTATCACAATTCCCACGAAGAATGTCGTAGAGGTGGCAGCAGACAGTGATTCCACAAAACTGGCTATGACCGAGCCGGCTGCAGTTTCACTGCACGCCGTAAGACTGGTCGAAAATGTTGCTGCTAGACCTATTTCTGAAGGGTCGGTTTTGGTAATAGGTGGCGGTGCGGTCGGACTGTTTTGTGTTTACTTTCTATTGGATTATGGTTGTAAGAGCATTACTGTGGCGGAAACCAATCCGGACCGGAGAGCCACGATCGAAAAACTCGGTTTGTGTGAGGTTATCGACCCATTGAATGCCGAGCATGAGGCGGATAGTTTTGACTCGGTTCTGGATGCGGTTGGCAACGAGCACACACGACGGTCGTCGATTCATGCAGTTAAGCCTGGTGGTGTGATCATGCACATAGGTCTCGGCGATACCAAAGGTGAGATGGATGTTCGCAAGATGACCTTGGCAGAAGTGACATTCATTGGTACGTATACCTATACAGCGTTGGACTTTCGTGTCGCAGCCCGAAAAATTGAAAATGGCGAGATTGGTTCTCTGGATTGGGTTGATGAGCGATCTTTGGAAGAAGGTTCAAGATCTTTTCAGGAACTGATTCAGGGAGAGGTCGCTTCACCTAAAATTGTTCTTCGACCGAACCAATAA
- a CDS encoding polymer-forming cytoskeletal protein, with protein MFKKVSDSKVEPSSQPPVPPQRPGPETKVRSVSPPVAKPSSAKLTTLSEHSSVIGEVTGDADVSIYGKFDGTITIPNNTITVESSGLVQANLNAKKIVVHGAIKGNLFGSDTVHVLATGVVEGDIKSMNVILEKACTFNGSIQMLSEAPTPQIRPKPPEKKVKAESSPTPEVKPITITPDRKSGSDTK; from the coding sequence ATGTTTAAGAAAGTGTCTGACAGTAAAGTTGAACCATCGAGTCAACCACCAGTGCCTCCGCAAAGGCCTGGTCCCGAAACCAAAGTCAGAAGTGTGTCGCCACCGGTAGCGAAACCAAGCAGTGCCAAGCTGACGACATTAAGCGAACACTCATCCGTAATCGGTGAAGTGACAGGTGATGCTGACGTTTCCATCTACGGCAAGTTTGATGGCACCATCACAATTCCGAACAACACAATCACAGTCGAATCTTCTGGACTGGTCCAAGCGAACTTGAATGCAAAGAAGATCGTTGTTCATGGCGCCATCAAGGGTAATCTTTTCGGTTCGGATACCGTTCATGTCCTAGCGACCGGTGTGGTCGAAGGTGATATCAAGTCCATGAACGTAATACTCGAAAAGGCATGTACGTTCAATGGTTCAATTCAAATGTTGTCTGAAGCACCTACTCCGCAAATTCGTCCGAAACCCCCCGAAAAGAAAGTGAAAGCTGAGTCGTCTCCAACCCCCGAAGTGAAGCCGATTACGATAACCCCGGACCGAAAGTCGGGGTCCGATACGAAGTAG
- a CDS encoding Ldh family oxidoreductase encodes MSFTSILSFEHAKSLASSALQSNGTAIEVADCVAHALALADADDLRSHGLERIPSYVGQLRSGKVDGHAKPSCRRVKPSSIEIMANDGFAFPAIELAIGSLVDVCEEQGVAAAAIVGSHHCGVMGHAVEKLARAGFACVMFANTPKAMAVAGGGRPVLGTNPIAFACPRATEHAPLVIDTSLSVVARGKVALAAKKGERVPAGWGVNSHGEPTTDPLEILEGGLNPVGGAKGSALALMVEILAGAFVRSNFGFQASSFFDGEGGPPRVGQLLISLNASEFNSHFADHVEQLLSKIESEPNARIPGARRQSSRISAFREGLEYSQDLIDSIKQLSGI; translated from the coding sequence TTGAGCTTCACTTCAATTCTTTCGTTCGAGCATGCAAAGTCACTTGCAAGCAGTGCCCTGCAATCCAATGGTACGGCAATTGAAGTCGCTGATTGCGTAGCTCACGCATTGGCGCTGGCTGATGCTGACGACCTCAGATCGCATGGATTGGAACGGATTCCGTCATACGTCGGGCAACTCAGAAGTGGGAAGGTAGACGGGCACGCAAAACCAAGCTGTCGAAGAGTGAAGCCTTCGAGCATTGAGATCATGGCAAACGATGGATTTGCATTTCCGGCCATTGAGTTGGCGATTGGCAGTCTGGTTGATGTCTGTGAAGAACAGGGTGTGGCAGCGGCAGCTATTGTCGGCTCTCATCATTGTGGTGTAATGGGTCACGCCGTCGAAAAACTCGCACGGGCGGGATTTGCATGCGTCATGTTCGCCAACACTCCAAAGGCGATGGCGGTGGCAGGTGGTGGACGCCCTGTCTTGGGAACCAATCCAATCGCATTTGCCTGTCCCCGCGCGACCGAACATGCCCCATTGGTTATCGATACTTCACTTTCGGTAGTCGCCCGTGGGAAAGTTGCCCTGGCTGCCAAGAAGGGTGAGAGGGTTCCAGCAGGGTGGGGCGTAAACTCTCATGGCGAGCCGACAACAGATCCGCTGGAAATATTGGAGGGAGGATTGAATCCAGTCGGTGGTGCCAAGGGATCGGCACTGGCGCTCATGGTGGAAATTCTCGCAGGCGCGTTTGTCCGGAGTAATTTCGGATTTCAGGCATCATCATTTTTCGACGGAGAGGGCGGGCCGCCTCGCGTGGGTCAATTGCTAATCAGCCTGAATGCCAGTGAATTCAATTCTCACTTCGCTGATCATGTAGAACAACTATTGTCCAAGATCGAAAGCGAGCCAAATGCCAGAATCCCCGGGGCACGCAGGCAATCAAGCCGAATCTCAGCGTTTCGTGAAGGCTTGGAATATTCTCAGGACTTGATTGACTCGATCAAGCAATTGTCCGGAATTTGA